The DNA segment CGCGCTGCGCGCCGCCGGCCACCTGGCCGTTGGCATGAAGCCGGTGGCAAGCGGCAGCGAATGGCGCGATGACCATTGGCACAACGATGACGTGGCGCAGCTGCGCGCCGCCAGCGCCGTGACCGTTGCGCAGGCGCAGACGTGCCCGTTCTTGCTGCGCACGCCGGCTTCGCCGCACCTGGCCGCCGCCATCGAGGGCGTGCGCATCACGCGCGAGCCGATCCGCGCCGCGTTTGACGCGCTGCAGGCGCGGGCCGGCGCGGTGGTGGTGGAAGGCGTCGGCGGCTTTTGCGTGCCGCTGGACGGCGCGCCGCGCGACCAAGGCGGCTGGGACACGGCCGACCTCGCCGTGATGCTCGGCCTGCCGGTGGTGCTGGTGGTCGGCATCCGCCTGGGCTGCATCAGCCACGCCCTGCTCACCGCCGAAGCCGTGCGCGCGCGCGGGCTGCACCTGGCCGGCTGGATCGCCAACCGCATCGATCCCGGCATGCAGCTCGCCGACGAGAA comes from the Cupriavidus basilensis genome and includes:
- the bioD gene encoding dethiobiotin synthase, translating into MIACFVTGTDTGIGKTHASATLLHALRAAGHLAVGMKPVASGSEWRDDHWHNDDVAQLRAASAVTVAQAQTCPFLLRTPASPHLAAAIEGVRITREPIRAAFDALQARAGAVVVEGVGGFCVPLDGAPRDQGGWDTADLAVMLGLPVVLVVGIRLGCISHALLTAEAVRARGLHLAGWIANRIDPGMQLADENIDTLRAALGAPWLGTLPWQVAPAEAACQLALAPLLAACHAAGDGVAA